GCAATCACGTCGCGGGCGTGGCAGAGGGGCGTTACGGACCTCAGTGTAAGTTAAACGACAAAAAAGGTAAGACGATGTTCAAAACATTAACTGACGCCCTGAAATTCCTGAAGGGCAAAAAACTGAAGGATGCGGAAGGCGCCGCCCTGACTGCAGATGAACTGGTCGGCATGATCGCCGCGCTGGAAAAGGCGCTGGAAGAACTCCAGGGACAGGGAACGGAAGAAGCAACGGAGAAGGCTCAGGAAGTGCTGGCGCAACTGGCGGAACTTAAAGCACAACTGGAGAGCGTGACGGGTGCGCCGGTGACAACCGACGACAATCCCGCAGCTGGTGGTGGTGATGATAAGGACGCGAAAATCGCTGCACTGGAAACCGAAAACGCAGACCTGAAAGCGAAGGTGGAAAAACTGGAAAAAGAACTCGCCGATCTGAAAGCCGACGCGGAAACCGAAGCGACCCTGACCGATGCGAAAGTCCGTTTCCCGAAAATTAGTTTCAGTGATGCTAAATCCGCGCGTGATGTTCGTGCCGCTGTGCTGGTAAGTACCCGGGCGTTTAATGACGCGCAGGTCAAAAAAATGACCGACAGCGAAGTCCGCGCGGCATACGCGGCCATTCAGGCCACGTCAAAACCACGTAGCGAGATTGGCGCTCAGTTACTGAAAGACAACAAGCCAGCTTCGAAAAAAACCGCAACGCAACGCCTTGGAGGAAAATAATTATGGCATTCGGGTTTACTGACTGGGACGGTGCCGAAGGCACCATCAAACCGGGCTCGATTAAACGAGCCTCCAGCTCAAACGACAAAGTCTGGGGCGAAGAGAACCTGACCGAAACGAAGTTGCCCTATGGCACGTTCGTAGCGGTCAACCCCGAGGGTGGCGTCATGCCTCTTGCTG
The sequence above is drawn from the Enterobacteriaceae bacterium ESL0689 genome and encodes:
- a CDS encoding DUF2213 domain-containing protein produces the protein MRRPSIRLMGLIHGLETNTAGVCYYHCDDNPCGPVEYYGHELGLTGSDAGKKVTVIRTLDELSKPETLASFNGLPFTLTHPDDGEVTAVDHRDKAVGHIANTHIEGDTVVCDVYLTDATAIEALEATGIREVSVGYEPATLVERGGKLYHINIRGNHVAGVAEGRYGPQCKLNDKKGKTMFKTLTDALKFLKGKKLKDAEGAALTADELVGMIAALEKALEELQGQGTEEATEKAQEVLAQLAELKAQLESVTGAPVTTDDNPAAGGGDDKDAKIAALETENADLKAKVEKLEKELADLKADAETEATLTDAKVRFPKISFSDAKSARDVRAAVLVSTRAFNDAQVKKMTDSEVRAAYAAIQATSKPRSEIGAQLLKDNKPASKKTATQRLGGK